aatcaaataaatatcataggaattataataagaaaacacatattttatacatatatttattaaataataaataaattgagcgtcttaaaaattgatcaaattcattaaaaatataaacgtcaTTCACGTTCACGTATCGTTCACTAAATATGAACGTGAACACGTGAACGTGCGTTTATGAACGACGTTCTTTCCAAACACTGCTATGTTGTATAGttgattttttatgatattttagtttttaaatgttaatattttacataactgtccattataaataatttaaaatttaaaatatcgtaaaaatccAACAAATAGACAGATGACATTTTACCTGATAAGATAGTATGATTATAAGTTTAGTAACTAATCACTATCCACTAATATTTGAgctaacaacaaaaaattcgAACTGCTGAAGTGCTGAACGTATATGCGCAAAGAAGATGTATGATTGTGGATGCGCGTAAGACGTTCTTTAGATTAGTATTTAATCATTCTAATCTAATATGACACTTATGCCAAAATTAAAGACAACATTTATAACCTTtatagtctatatatatatatatttatatatacaattaaatacggTCACGCACTCGTGTgtgacataatttaatggttgtACTCCATATACTCGTACAagcaatctaaaaaaattataatatattatatatcctaattatattattatatcctaataatatatctattgtttattgttgtaatacgtttatactgtttatatatatatacgcatagtttaaacaataatgagCTATACAAAACACGTAATGTCCTAAAAAACCTATAATTGTATCTCGGGGAGAGAGGATCTAATATGAGCCAAAAATAATTAGGCACTCATGCtacatatagacatatagtggAACTTAAGTTTATacagaaacaaaataaaacaaaaaatagttgccaggaataatatcaatattattacattctcataaataacaaatattatttatgtacaatgctttaaaatgtaatgtccTTAAGTTCTGTTTGTATACGTAAatcaagaaataaaaataggtttattggaattacattttatttgaaaatttaaaatttaaatttataaagttaaaatgtactatagactatagtacaTTATACCAATACCTTGTATAATGGTACGGTACACACAAGGCAAtaaggaaaatattattgagtcAAAGTATTACGAATCTAGTCTTTGAGagacaaaatacatttattactcaTAAATTCGCTGACcagtaaatcattttattccaAATCCAGAATGGCTGTAGCACAGAAGCGAGTGCACAggtgtattttatagttaatagtaaatacctagATGGCTTAGTAAAAGGTGATATTGAataagtaaattgtaaataaataataataaaatatttatataatataaaaaatattacgtatagtataatttattgtatgagATACCTATACGAATATATGATTAACTGAGCTACTAAGTGTTACATGTCCATAAAAGTCGTGCATTAAAACTTATTGATTGTGGGtagtaaaactttttttgcTATCAACAATAAAAGCAACTTTGTCTACTGttctatgattataaatatttactatatctaTGTACATAACTtggtatttcatattttaagcaaaggacaaaagtaaaaacataataatatcaaataacaaGTTACAAGAGTTAatttttacagtaataataccgcggaatttactaaaatttaatatataaaaatacaaaaattctaTTTGTTAAATGGTAATATCTAATAAGCTTTTACAATAACTACTAAATGTCTTAATGGTTTTTAGTATAggttttgtaatttgtaaacatGATGAttctatatttgtaaattataatatattattaattatttattattattacagtgcagtaaaatattcatttgagTAACTGACCAGGCTGACTGAATAATGCAtaccataaaatacattactatttacatgtttataatacacctatttggctatttataatttacatatattttttaatttcaccaTATGCCACCAGTGaactcaataaaaaaacagtgaccaaatattactatatatacctacacaaaagagtgcattataaattataatataaatttatattatattatagattgttAGAAACAATGATTAAATAAGATGGATGTGTATTAtagtttagaatattatattttctgatataatacaaataatgcaatgcatgtttcatattttttaattaaggaTAATGgtaatttgtataactatttaaactattaatattaacttattattaatatataacaggtaggtaggtactgaGTACAaggtgtacctatattagtaatttaatacttcTTTATAGATTTtggtattaattaatcatttataatgtaatatgtaatacatatgtatgtattaatatcagactaatatgtatgttaaatattcaaaattatatttatgttacctATATATGCAAAACTCAAATCAAAATTAGTAGCACACTACCTACTTTTGTACCTTTATTGGAGTATAGTCTATATAAGTTTACTCTATCCTTCAAAACATGTGATTTAaggttttcttataaaataataaacagattaacaaaagtacttatttattatattttgtggtaTTTATTTCCATGgttttatgtcatattttgagtaaatagctacacttatttttatttaaattataattttgggtggcattttatattcaattgcagttctatttcaaatttaaattaaaagatgtTAGGGACatccatttttatataaatactcacGCTGAcaagaaacaaaaattaaattgctgTTTCTTACCaccttatatttgtttttttttaagaaataaattttttttttattttatcatcaataaaaattaacataatacctagattatttaatatttatacaattgttatgacttatgattATCTCTCTTTTAATCAAGTCTGTGATAGAGATAGagagtaatacaatattgattatttttaatcaaatgaataaaaaaaactatagataggtacatttaaataaaatacaagcacaaatattattgattaaaaattaaaaacaatatttttctgcGAAGAACATCTTCTAAGACCATGGTTTTCTGTGTGGTCTTTGTAACTGTTATATCCAtcaggtattattattgattaatcaatggtattattaaatattaattgcacCACTacagcatttttattttcaataaggtGGAAGTAttgaacattatatataattttatgcaataaaatattatatacctactaattaatatgtatgtaaaatatatattgtatacctagtGATACtaggtatgtaataaattaaaaaagttgattataataacacttatCGATGTAAATttggttgaaatatttttcggCTGATATATTTTCGGCtcccaaaatataataatttcatattacctactttattgcctttttttttattaattatttttatttcaagtaaatttaatacttaaaccaATCATGTTAGGAAAGTAGTtatttctacaaaatatttttttatttttaaatattagtattattagaaAGGTGATTTATTGCCATATGTCATTtacttttagattttgaacatTACGTGGaatgaatttttacaataaaatattttttgatttgaatgacagttatcatattattgagcAGAAGATTTGATACTACACTCTTTTAAAAGATACGGAATGTTATTTTCACGTGTAGGTATTGTTAATTTGTTGATttcttattttgtaataaaataatatataaataaataaaacttagaaaaatcgaaaatttaaattgcctataaatagcttaaaaaaagtcaaaatattttgaaaatttaatcgtaaatatataatgctaatataaacacGTCATGGTGAAAAttacaagtatttacaatgatttatttttgagttacaacaaaattaaaacaattacataTCACCTTATGCTGCTTTTCCTCCGATTTTATAGGCCACTGAACCTTCAACAGAGGCAAGAACAACCAATGGCCCAGAATCTTTTCATAGCCACTATAATGCTCAGTTATATACAACTCATCCGTCTATTCAttaagttatacatattttattggataTTCAAAGTGaatcttacttaaaaatataaagtataaaacaacaaaatattaacaagtCTCGCAAAGAGCAAGAAGAAAATAttgcatgtataataaatatttggaaaaaatataaaaataatgaaatatctttaaatgattatttgctTACACTAGGACCACGTTTAGAGTGTTTTTTTCAggtaaaaaggtaaaaattgCGCAATCGTGTTACAGCCGTTATTAGAGAGCTGTATCTATAAACCTGTTGTAACCTGTAAGTACTATTGTACTAAGacactataaatacataatagccATAgtctgtattttaaatattgtattgtaatattctgACCAGCTGCGGGATTCACGGTGTTTACGCGGGAAATTTTTTGAGTCGTTCCTAACGTCCATTCGTAGTCCGTTGACAGTGTGATAAGAGGGTAACGGTTTTCGTAACTCCAGCGTTCAGACTTCAGATCCCAGAAAGACAAGACTGTTGAGTCTTCAGAATATtggtataatttcaattattgatACTTCATACACCGGACCGGCCTATAattgatttcaataatttccTTCTAGTTCAGAGTTCAGCCGCTGATCTGTGGATCGTTTTGTCATCTTGTCGGTAAAACTTACTCGGAACGGTCGGAAATCGGTGTTGTACTGTTGTTAGGCTGTCGCTGTTCGTGGTACAGCTGATCACTATCGTTTCGGGTAAGtggcaataattaatatctaccTACCGACCGATATACCGAATCTTAATATTCCTCGGACCGGAATCTCAAACCCGAATAACGACGGTTTAAACTGAACGAATcggacaaaaatatatttacgtgaATATCCGGTTCTCTGGAATTAAACATTTAGGTATGAATACTATAagtcaaaaattcaaaaacctaCAAGTATATTGGTACTGCGTTTGTGAGCAGTatgctttaattattatatgtagacAAGTGGAAATGTTAACATGtagtaaaatttgtttatcattgactttaatatcaaattatattttaaaatgttaaaatgttcaatcttGTCACCACCACTGATTTTGTatgtcaatttaaatttaatttgcaaaCTTTTCCTTAAATTGTCCATAACTAATCTATAAGTTTTTAACCTAGTACCTAGTTTTTGACTTGATGATTTTCAATTCCGTCATTAATCGTAGTCTACATCTACTTACATGTGTAAtctgttaatttatttgaattaatcattcattataatttccaACTTTTAGTATAAAAGAGGCCAAAGGGTGTACACTGCATCTGCTGTACCTACTTTTAATGTTCTTttcaatacctattttaaatgtcCCTGCCTATATAGGTAGGTCCACCAATTAACATTGAAAACTATactattctataattattgctaaacatttaaattattttctttttatctaACATgactatgatttaaaaatgtccacCTATTTAccttaacaaaatatacacattcGTTAAtgccaaaatattaaattcaaaattattttgataaaaaatttgattaaatgttttaaaataataaaactaattattattgtgattactttatagtcatattataataaatctatttaaatgatatttgtttattaaaaaatacctactttttctttaaattaatgtatgctTTACTGTTTGCTTAACatatgatttttcatttttaaaatcattattttataagtaataaacctAAAGTtaccaatattaataacataaatattacatcatttttcagatagataaattatgaaaCCTCAAGATCTGTGTGATATTGATGACTTAGCTACATCACTTGTTGTTGATGTTTTCCTTGGATTTAATACCCACAAAATGAATATAGAACATAAAGAtaggtataaatgtaaatcagatttaaaacctattattgatgaattcataaaaaatcaaagtatGAAAAAAGCTTTTGATTCATTTTGGAATCAAAAGTATATACCTGATCATTTATTTAAGGTATCTTATAAGAAATTAGTCAGAGACCATATTGAAAGATACATGGGAATGTTTTATTTGGATTCTGGTTTTCAAATTGAGCCATGTTATAGATATTCTTTAGAAAATAAAGTAGGAGCCAAAGTAAATGCTACCAGTTATTGGCATAAAGATGGAGTCATTAAACGATTAGTTGGTTGTGTGGCTGAGTTGACAGAAAAAGAAGAAGATGAAATCTTACATATTGGAAAGAATGATTTTTCAGTTATGTATAGCTGTCGCAAAAAGTGTGCTCAACTTTGGCTGGGCCCAGCAGCATATATCAATCACGATTGCCAGGCCAATTGTAAGTTTGTAGCTAATGACAAAGGAACAGCTTGTGTTAAAGTACTCAGAGATATTAAACCTGGTGATGAaataacatgcttttatagtGCTAATTTCTTTggtgaaaataatgttaattgtgAATGCTGCTCATGTGAAAAGTTATGTAAAGGAGCTTTTAAAACCAATGAAGAACAACCAAAATTGGGACGATACAACTTCAGGCAAACTCATGGTCGAACCAATACTTACCGGTCTCCAGATAAAAGCAAAAAAGTTAAGGAACCAAAGACacctaaaaagaaaaagaatgtGGTTTTGGAACCAGTTACTCCTAATAAAAATCCTGAAGTTGATAAGGGTGAAGCTTTGCTTGGATCGccatacacaaaaataatccaaaaaacAAGAGGCTTAGATTTAGATCAAGCATCAAAATCACCAGAaaagtaatatacaataaggaaataaaacattatttttacaatattgaatatacaattaaaacactaataaattattgtataatcgataaattattaaaattagaaattaaatataatttgtacttatatatttcaattgaaattttaagtcTTTCTAgtgcaacaatttttttttatatataaaattgttattagtattataattgtttacctATCACCGATTGTTTTCATTAGGCATTTATTGACCagtaatagaatatttactatttaataagtaattagcAACCACAGAAAATTATGTATCTAGctctcaattttaattttaataatgatgtatatatcataattatttgactGACTGTTTGACTTTCTgtaatcttttaaatattttatttttaaaataggatACAAATATcagttataaaactataaatgacttgtgaaattcttatttttgtcTTGCACACCTATGTTATATAGTTAGTACAGTAAAATCTCACTCAATATGGCTTATTAACAAAAAGGTTACAATGGTTTCatgacttattatttattagtaatattttttttatgctgttCTTCAATAACTTTcaatatactttaattgtaatatttaaacattttttgttactattcacatttttactttttgtaatttaaataaaccataaatatacttacctaacattcaaaatattttattatacttcaatatATGAAACTAAACTGCCTGTAACatcttaaaactataaaactacAATCATGGGCGTAGGTAGGAAATATTTTCGGATGGGGTTTTTGtct
This sequence is a window from Rhopalosiphum maidis isolate BTI-1 chromosome 1, ASM367621v3, whole genome shotgun sequence. Protein-coding genes within it:
- the LOC113549136 gene encoding histone-lysine N-methyltransferase Suv4-20; the protein is MKPQDLCDIDDLATSLVVDVFLGFNTHKMNIEHKDRYKCKSDLKPIIDEFIKNQSMKKAFDSFWNQKYIPDHLFKVSYKKLVRDHIERYMGMFYLDSGFQIEPCYRYSLENKVGAKVNATSYWHKDGVIKRLVGCVAELTEKEEDEILHIGKNDFSVMYSCRKKCAQLWLGPAAYINHDCQANCKFVANDKGTACVKVLRDIKPGDEITCFYSANFFGENNVNCECCSCEKLCKGAFKTNEEQPKLGRYNFRQTHGRTNTYRSPDKSKKVKEPKTPKKKKNVVLEPVTPNKNPEVDKGEALLGSPYTKIIQKTRGLDLDQASKSPEK